One stretch of Streptomyces sp. MMBL 11-1 DNA includes these proteins:
- a CDS encoding endonuclease/exonuclease/phosphatase family protein has translation MRVTVHGAALTGAALLAALVAAGVWVMSAGGSDRPSASVPKTLRVITWNICGEAGGERGQSGYCPLRDRPEKKAEKIAALARERDANVITLQEVCGGAPGSHMALLRSALGPGWSFRHAEGARPDGETRCRDGLSGDLGVAVAVRGEIERARSKNALPPDPEGVSGQTLPVLCVRVSGWAYTPCTTHILPGEEPRVREQIAAVRAFVGREDRPAVLTGDFNRNAAAPQLGPLVSSYAVCPGADGSGEGVATYHAWDREKRAHAFHELDHIFFDSPPGVADPLVDCEVGESLMDTTPNEPGGPEPDGYSDHAPVYADLRTGA, from the coding sequence ATGCGTGTCACCGTTCACGGCGCTGCCCTGACGGGCGCCGCCCTGCTGGCCGCGCTGGTCGCGGCGGGGGTGTGGGTGATGTCCGCGGGAGGCTCGGACAGGCCGTCGGCGAGCGTGCCGAAGACCTTGCGGGTCATCACCTGGAACATCTGCGGAGAGGCGGGCGGGGAGCGCGGCCAGTCCGGCTACTGCCCGCTGCGGGACCGTCCGGAGAAGAAGGCCGAGAAGATCGCCGCCCTGGCGCGGGAGCGCGACGCGAACGTGATCACCCTGCAGGAGGTCTGCGGGGGTGCGCCGGGCAGTCATATGGCCCTGCTCCGGTCGGCGTTGGGGCCGGGCTGGTCCTTCCGGCATGCCGAGGGCGCCCGGCCGGACGGCGAGACGCGGTGCCGTGACGGTCTGTCGGGCGACCTGGGCGTGGCGGTGGCCGTCCGCGGCGAGATCGAGCGGGCACGGTCGAAGAACGCGCTGCCCCCGGACCCGGAGGGCGTCAGCGGGCAGACCCTGCCGGTGCTGTGCGTACGGGTGAGTGGCTGGGCGTACACCCCCTGCACCACCCACATCCTGCCCGGTGAGGAACCGCGCGTCCGGGAACAGATCGCGGCGGTACGGGCCTTCGTGGGCCGGGAGGACCGGCCCGCCGTCCTCACCGGCGATTTCAACCGGAACGCCGCCGCCCCCCAGTTGGGCCCGCTCGTCTCGTCGTACGCGGTGTGCCCGGGGGCGGACGGGAGCGGCGAGGGCGTGGCGACCTATCACGCGTGGGACCGCGAGAAGCGGGCCCACGCCTTCCACGAGCTCGACCACATCTTCTTCGACAGCCCGCCGGGCGTGGCGGATCCGCTCGTCGACTGCGAGGTCGGCGAAAGCCTCATGGACACCACGCCCAACGAACCCGGTGGTCCGGAGCCGGACGGTTACTCCGATCACGCCCCGGTCTAC
- a CDS encoding 3-hydroxyacyl-CoA dehydrogenase NAD-binding domain-containing protein: MSSTTELLKGAAELFPGEVVTQAHVRHLDLPFGAGRFALITLDNGLDHTKPTTFGPQSLANLNAAIDQVEKEAAEGTITGVGITGKPFIFAVGADLKGVELLSRHEDALAIGKGGHDVFRRLSGLAVPTFAYYNGAAMGGGVEVGLHCTYRTVSKALPAFSLPEVFLGLVPGWGGCALLPNLIGADRAVSVIIENSLNQNRQLKGKQVFELGIADALFEGADFLEQSLVWTANVLKGTVTPQRAEVDRGEAWDQAVARGRAIADSKVHGAAPAAYRALDIIAAAKDGDLSAGFDAEDQALADLIMGGELRSGIYAFNLVQKRAKRPAGAPDKNLARPVTKVGVVGAGLMASQLALLFLRRLEVPVVLTDIDQERVDKGVGYVHAEIEKLLGKGRINQDKANRLKGLVSGVLDKAEGFADADFIIEAVFEEIGVKQQVFAEVEAVAPAHAILATNTSSLSVTEMASKLKNPERVVGFHFFNPVAILPLLEIVRGEQTDDASLATAFGVARKLKKTAVLVKDAPAFVVNRILTRFMGEIQNVIDEGTPVEVAEKAVEPLGLPMSPLVLLELVGPAIGLHVSETLNRAFPERFTVSENLAAVVKAGKRGFYVHDSGAPVLDPEVAALLKQGDTVLTEEQTRDRVLDAVAQEIGLMLDEGVVAEAQDIDLCLITGAGWPFHLGGITPYLDREGVSQRVNGKPFLERGVASVPA, translated from the coding sequence GTGAGCTCCACCACTGAGCTTCTGAAGGGTGCGGCCGAGCTGTTCCCCGGCGAGGTCGTCACCCAGGCGCACGTACGCCACCTGGACCTGCCGTTCGGCGCGGGGCGGTTCGCGCTCATCACGCTGGACAACGGCCTGGACCACACCAAGCCGACCACCTTCGGACCGCAGTCGCTGGCGAACCTGAACGCCGCGATCGACCAGGTCGAGAAGGAGGCCGCCGAGGGCACCATCACCGGTGTCGGCATCACCGGCAAGCCGTTCATCTTCGCGGTCGGCGCCGACCTCAAGGGTGTCGAGCTGCTGAGCCGTCACGAGGACGCGCTGGCCATCGGCAAGGGCGGCCACGACGTCTTCCGCCGCCTCTCCGGTCTCGCGGTCCCGACGTTCGCGTACTACAACGGCGCGGCCATGGGCGGCGGTGTCGAGGTCGGTCTGCACTGCACCTACCGCACCGTCTCCAAGGCGCTGCCGGCGTTCTCGCTGCCCGAGGTCTTCCTCGGCCTGGTTCCCGGCTGGGGCGGCTGCGCGCTGCTCCCGAACCTGATCGGCGCGGACCGCGCGGTCTCGGTGATCATCGAGAACTCGCTGAACCAGAACCGTCAGCTCAAGGGCAAGCAGGTCTTCGAACTCGGCATCGCGGACGCGCTGTTCGAGGGTGCGGACTTCCTGGAGCAGTCGCTGGTCTGGACCGCGAACGTGCTCAAGGGCACGGTCACGCCTCAGCGCGCCGAGGTCGACCGCGGTGAGGCCTGGGACCAGGCCGTCGCGCGTGGCCGGGCCATCGCCGACTCCAAGGTGCACGGCGCGGCCCCCGCCGCGTACCGCGCGCTGGACATCATCGCGGCGGCGAAGGACGGCGACCTGAGCGCCGGCTTCGACGCCGAGGACCAGGCGCTGGCGGACCTGATCATGGGCGGCGAGCTGCGCAGCGGCATCTACGCCTTCAACCTGGTCCAGAAGCGCGCCAAGCGCCCGGCCGGCGCCCCGGACAAGAACCTGGCCCGCCCGGTCACCAAGGTCGGCGTCGTGGGCGCGGGGCTGATGGCCTCGCAGCTGGCGCTGCTCTTCCTGCGCCGCCTGGAGGTCCCGGTCGTCCTCACGGACATCGACCAGGAGCGCGTCGACAAGGGTGTGGGCTACGTCCACGCCGAGATCGAGAAGCTGCTCGGCAAGGGCCGCATCAACCAGGACAAGGCCAACCGCCTCAAGGGCCTGGTCTCCGGTGTCCTCGACAAGGCCGAGGGCTTCGCGGACGCGGACTTCATCATCGAGGCCGTCTTCGAGGAGATCGGCGTCAAGCAGCAGGTGTTCGCGGAGGTCGAGGCGGTCGCCCCGGCGCACGCGATCCTCGCCACCAACACCTCCTCGCTGTCGGTGACCGAGATGGCGTCGAAGCTGAAGAACCCCGAGCGGGTCGTCGGCTTCCACTTCTTCAACCCGGTCGCGATCCTCCCGCTGCTGGAGATCGTCCGCGGCGAGCAGACCGACGACGCCTCCCTGGCGACGGCGTTCGGCGTGGCCCGCAAGCTGAAGAAGACCGCGGTCCTGGTGAAGGACGCCCCGGCGTTCGTCGTCAACCGCATCCTCACCCGCTTCATGGGCGAGATCCAGAACGTCATCGACGAGGGCACCCCGGTCGAGGTCGCGGAGAAGGCCGTCGAGCCGCTCGGCCTGCCGATGTCCCCGCTGGTGCTCCTGGAGCTGGTCGGCCCGGCCATCGGCCTGCACGTCTCGGAGACCCTGAACCGCGCCTTCCCCGAGCGCTTCACCGTCTCCGAGAACCTCGCGGCGGTCGTGAAGGCCGGCAAGCGCGGCTTCTACGTCCACGACTCCGGCGCCCCGGTCCTGGACCCCGAGGTCGCGGCGCTCCTCAAGCAGGGCGACACCGTCCTCACCGAGGAGCAGACCCGCGACCGCGTGCTCGACGCGGTGGCGCAGGAGATCGGCCTGATGCTGGACGAGGGCGTCGTCGCCGAGGCCCAGGACATCGACCTGTGCCTGATCACCGGCGCGGGCTGGCCCTTCCACCTGGGCGGCATCACGCCGTACCTGGACCGTGAGGGCGTCTCCCAGCGGGTGAACGGCAAGCCGTTCCTGGAGCGGGGCGTGGCGAGCGTGCCGGCCTAG